A single genomic interval of Rhinopithecus roxellana isolate Shanxi Qingling chromosome 11, ASM756505v1, whole genome shotgun sequence harbors:
- the LOC104672458 gene encoding LOW QUALITY PROTEIN: peptidyl-prolyl cis-trans isomerase NIMA-interacting 4-like (The sequence of the model RefSeq protein was modified relative to this genomic sequence to represent the inferred CDS: inserted 1 base in 1 codon): MPPKGKSGSGKAGKGGAASGSDSADKKAQGPKGGGNAXKVRHILCEKHGKIMEAMEKLKSGMRFNEVASQYSEDKARQGGDLGWMTRGSMVGPFQEAAFALPVSGMDKPVFTDPPVKTKFGYHIIMVEGRK, encoded by the exons ATGCCGCCCAAAGGAAAAAGTGGTTCTGGAAAAGCGGGGAAAGGGGGAGCAGCCTCTGGGAGTGACAGTGCTGACAAGAAGGCTCAAGGTCCCAAAGGTGGTGGCAATG GTAAGGTCAGACACATTCTATgtgaaaaacatggcaaaatcatgGAAGCCATGGAAAAGTTAAAGTCTGGGATGAGATTCAATGAAGTGGCCTCACAGTATAGTGAAGATAAAGCCAGGCAAGGGGGCGACTTGGGTTGGATGACCAGAGGGTCCATGGTGGGACCATTTCAAGAAGCAGCATTTGCCTTGCCTGTAAGTGGGATGGATAAGCCTGTGTTTACAGACCCACCAGTTAAGACAAAATTTGGATATCATATTATTATggttgaaggaagaaaataa